In a single window of the Emys orbicularis isolate rEmyOrb1 chromosome 11, rEmyOrb1.hap1, whole genome shotgun sequence genome:
- the SP3 gene encoding transcription factor Sp3, with protein MTAPEKPVKQEEMAALDVDSSSHSDYLQHGNGAAPASAGAAAPQDTQPSPLALLAATCSKIGPPSPEEDEAAAAHSAGATGDLSSVQLAGTPNRWEVLSAAPTTIKDEAGNIVQIPGAATVTSSGQYVLPIQSLQNQQIFSVAPGSDSSNGTVSNVQYQVIPQIQTADGQQVQLGFATSSDNGGINQETGQIQIIPGSNQTIIASGTPSANIQNLLSQTGQVQVQGVAIGGSSFPGQAQVVANVPLGLPGNITFVPINSVDLDSLGLNSGSQTMTAGINADGHLINTGQAMDSSDTSERTGEQVSPEITETTTDNDLFVPTSSSSQLPVTIDSTSILEQNANSLTTNSGQVHSSDLQGNYIQTSVSDDTQAQNIQVSTAQPIVQHIQLQESQQPTSQAQIVQGIAQQTIHGVQASQGISQQALQNLQLQLNPGTFLIQAQTVTPSGQITWQTFQVQGVQNLQNLQIQNAPGQQITLTPVQTLTLGQVAAGGALTSTPVSLSTAQLPNLQTVTVNSIDSAGIQLHPGENADSPADIRIKEEEPDPEEWQLSGDSTLNTNDLSHLRVQVVDEEGDQTHQEGKRLRRVACTCPNCKEGGGRGSNLGKKKQHICHIPGCGKVYGKTSHLRAHLRWHSGERPFVCTWMFCGKRFTRSDELQRHRRTHTGEKKFVCPECSKRFMRSDHLAKHIKTHQNKKGIHSSSTVLASVEATPDDTLITAGGTTLILANIQQGSVSGIGTVNTSGTSNQDILTNTEIPLQLVTVSGNETME; from the exons ATGACCG CTCCCGAGAAGCCCGTGAAACAAGAGGAAATGGCTGCCTTAGACGTggacagcagcagccacagcGACTATCTCCAGCACGGCAACGGCGCTGCCCCGGCCTCCGCcggggcggccgccccccag GACACTCAGCCGTCACCGCTCGCTCTGTTAGCGGCCACCTGCAGCAAGATCGGCCCGCCGTCGCCGGAGGAGGATGAGGCCGCCGCCGCTCACTCTGCCGGAGCG ACAGGGGATTTGTCTTCTGTACAATTAGCAGGAACTCCAAATAGATGGGAGGTTTTGTCTGCAGCTCCTACCACTATAAAGGATGAAGCTGGTAATATAGTACAGATTCCAGGTGCTGCCACAGTAACTTCAAGTGGACAGTATGTCCTTCCCATTCAGAGTTTGCAAAATCAACAAATATTTTCTGTTGCACCAGGATCAGATTCATCAAATGGTACAGTGTCTAACGTACAATATCAAGTAATACCCCAGATCCAGACGGCCGATGGTCAGCAGGTTcagcttggctttgcaacctctTCTGATAATGGTGGTATAAATCAAGAAACTGGTCAAATTCAGATCATTCCTGGCTCTAATCAAACCATAATTGCCTCTGGAACACCTTCAGCAAATATTCAGAATCTCTTATCACAGACTGGTCAAGTTCAGGTTCAGGGAGTTGCAATTGGTGGTTCTTCCTTTCCTGGCCAAGCACAAGTAGTTGCTAATGTCCCTCTTGGACTACCAGGAAATATTACTTTTGTACCCATCAATAGTGTTGATCTAGATTCTCTGGGActcaacagtggttctcaaaccatgACTGCAGGCATTAATGCAGATGGACATTTGATAAATACTGGACAGGCCATGGATAGTTCAGACACTTCTGAAAGGACTGGTGAACAAGTTTCTCCTGAAATTACAGAAACTACCACTGATAATGACTTATTTGTGCCAACATCATCTTCATCACAACTGCCTGTTACCATAGACAGTACAAGTATATTGGAACAAAATGCAAACAGCTTGACCACAAATAGTGGGCAAGTACACAGTTCTGACCTTCAGGGAAATTACATCCAGACATCAGTCTCTGATGACACACAGGCTCAGAATATTCAGGTCTCCACAGCACAGCCTATTGTACAACACATACAACTTCAGGAGTCTCAGCAACCAACCAGTCAAGCCCAAATTGTACAAGGTATTGCGCAACAGACAATCCATGGTGTGCAAGCAAGTCAAGGTATATCGCAACAGGCTCTACAAAATCTTCAGCTGCAGCTCAATCCTGGAACTTTTTTAATTCAGGCACAAACAGTGACCCCTTCTGGGCAGATCACTTGGCAGACATTTCAGGTGCAAGGTGTCCAAAACTTGCAAAACTTGCAGATTCAGAATGCACCTGGTCAACAAATAACTCTAACACCTGTGCAGACTCTTACTCTTGGTCAAGTTGCAGCAGGTGGGGCCTTGACTTCAACTCCAGTTAGTCTGAGTACTGCTCAATTGCCAAATCTGCAGACAGTTACAGTAAACTCTATAGATTCTGCTGGTATTCAGCTGCACCCAGGAGAAAATGCTGACAGTCCTGCAG ATATTAGGATTAAAGAAGAGGAGCCTGATCCAGAAGAGTGGCAGCTCAGTGGCGATTCTACACTAAATACCAATGATCTATCACATTTGAGAGTACAGGTGGTAGATGAGGAAGGGGACCAAACACATCAAGAAGGAAAAAGATTGCGACGAGTTGCTTGCACCTGTCCCAACTGTAAAGAAGGTGGTGGGAG aggctctAATTTGGGAAAAAAGAAACAACACATCTGTCACATCCCAGGGTGTGGGAAAGTTTATGGGAAGACTTCACATTTGAGAGCTCATCTCCGCTGGCATTCTGGAGAGCGCCCATTTGTTTGTACTTGGATGTTCTGTGGTAAAAGGTTCACTCGCAGTGATGAGTTACAGCGACACAGAAGAACACATACAG GAGAGAAGAAGTTTGTCTGTCCGGAATGTTCAAAACGCTTTATGAGGAGTGACCACCTTGCCAAACACATTAAAACACATCAGAATAAAAAAGGTATTCACTCCAGCAGTACAGTGTTGGCATCAGTAGAAGCAACACCTGATGATACTTTGATTACTGCAGGAGGAACAACACTTATCCTTGCAAATATTCAACAAGGTTCTGTTTCGGGAATAGGGACTGTTAATACATCTGGCACCAGCAATCAAGATATTCTTACCAACACTGAAATACCTTTACAGCTTGTCACAGTTTCTGGAAATGAGACAATGGAATAA